The stretch of DNA TTTTAGGCTAAAGTTGTTTAAAGCATAGTTTCTATTTGTGCAATTCAGTGTGTGTTATTATGATGAACCACAAATTCATGGAATTTCAatcaaaaagaagaagaaaaaaaaacaaaattaatactcAAAGAAGCACAGCACGCACGGTTTCACGTTTTTGCTTTCTCTTTCTCGATCCCTCTCTCTCAAAATCGCTGTTCCTCTCTCACCCACCGCCACTGGCCGCCGCTCTCAATCCCTCTCTCACTGCTCTCAATCTCTCTCCCTCACCTCGCCGTAACGCCGTTCAATCTTCCGCCGCAGCCGACCACTGCTCAGCTCACCGCACCACACCGCACCGCACTCACTCTTTCTCTTCGTCTCGTTTCAGGTAAGCAAACTAACATActgcaattaatttttaacaacctaaccttctcaatctagaatctttgtttgatgatttggtgttgttttgaattttaaatttattaagctgttttgattgttaagtgattatataaataagctgttttggttatataaataagtagttttggttggttctgcaatagtgtttttgttctaaaataGTGAGAATGAAGGGTTTTTGTTCTAAAAACTATTTGATTTCATGATGCCTCTTGTTGTAAACTAACTTGGTGATTTTCTACTTTGTGATATTATTGTCATCGTAACTGCAACTAAAACTTTGTTTAATTGTGGACATTTGTGTTGTGTTCACTTTGATGGATCAAAATCACCTTTGTTGATGAagcactttctttcttttataagcTGATGACAAACCTTGTATTCTTGATCTCAGTTTGATCTTATACACAATATTAAATAAGAATAAGATAGTCTTGTGATATTTGTATTCAGTTTGAAATGTAGTCTCGTTGATCAGATATCAGTTTCTTTCTCACAGTTGTTTGTTATGGATTTCTTTCATTAGGGGAAATTACATTATATTATGTTGATTTCATAATTGACCAAGCCTTACAATAGGCATACTACAAGTGTATATTGTGAagaatattttcttttgcataaaaagagaagtactaatgtaatttaaatatgtttttgaattgCAGAAACAACTTTgtcttttaaatattattgtatCTAGAAATTTGGTTGATAAAATTCCCTCCAAAATTTTGCCTAGGCTCTCTAATATTACTGGAATCGCCACTGATTCCAATTCACCAtaattctttttctcttctcttcacTCTTGATGGTTAATTACTCATATAAGCAAAGCTATCTCCTAGTCTAAAAGTGTTCATGGGTAAAGATTTTGGAGTTAGGGTTATTGCTCTAAGAAAGGAGAAGAATATCCATCTCTTGAAAGTTGGTCATTTATATTCTTTGAGGTAAAATTTTATGATTCACTAGTTTAAAAATGATATCTATTTTGGATGAGTAGCAGAACTAGTGTGTAGTAAACTCTTAGATTTTCATGAGTCACTTTAAACTCTAACTCTAACAAATTGGGGGTTTTGTCTAATTCTTTTATCTATTGGTAGTGTGATCTTAAATAAGTTTTCACGAGAGCTGAAATTGTTGTATGATGTTCAGATTCGATGAAAATTGCTCCGGTGGTCATTCCGGAAGGCATTGCTAGGAACGGAGTTGATTCGTCATAGTTGTGAGTTGATGATGATcattactacttattttaactactattatcaattttatgttACTTATTTTCTATGTTAAAGTATTTATAAAATTGGGGAACACAACCTTTGAACATTTTCTCGTCATTGTTATATAATTTCCAAGTCATCAAATTTAACTATACTTTATTTGGACTTATCCATGACTTGTTGaacaaatgaattgaaaatgAGGTTTGATTGTGgtatttttagataaatttcaATATCTTGTGAAACGTGGATTTTGATAAATATGTTTTGAGAATAATGATTTCGATCAAGTAACCGATAACGAGGATAACGGTCTAGGTGCACCTAGTTATATAATATCGAGTAGAAAAGGGctatccgttagatggagccgcccctaagtgaaaggccactcttaggaggaaagggctatcaacgagatggagccgtcTCTCGATTCTCTCGTTGTgacttctttttatttgattggatttctatattttttattatttcaaatttcaaactctatAATGATTTGGATCGAATATTATTTATAGTATGTAGTTACTGCTACACAATAATTATTACAAGCTTTCTAAAAATCAAATGCTCGTGCCTTTGTGTGTTTCCCATCTAGTTGGTAATGGTTGTTATCTCTCACTAAGTCCTTGTGACTTACTCCttcatcttatatttttttcagaTTCAAAGTCAACTGAATAGAAAGCTTCTATCAGAGTTAAAGATTTGTCAATGTCACTCTTTTGGTAGGCCTTCTTGATGAACaactattttgtatatgtaTATTTGGAGTTGATCGAGTATCTGCAGCTATTTTGAGTCTAGGAATATCTTGTTTTGAAATGTATAAATTTAAAcatgtatattttgaaaattttgactGAATGATGTATATGCTGCAAACAGGATTTATTCTGATTTGGAAACATTGAAAATACAGATGAGACATTGTCGAAATTTCAGTAAAATTGTTCTAAAGTAAATAGTCATTtggaaataatatatttattgtttgttaaaTTCGGTCATTAGGCTTGCCGGACTAGTATTAGTTCGTGCGCCGGTCACGATTGGAATTGGGTCGTGACAGCTTGATTCCGTGATTTTTGCTTCAGGTAAGCAGATCTTGATTTATGTTGATTTTTAAGCTTGTTGTTTGATGACTGGTGAATGATGATGAGTGATTGTTAAGCTGTTTTGATTTTAGTGATTGTTaagttgttttgattgttaagtgattatataaataagttgttttgattgttaagttGTTTGACTGATTCAGATTGTGTATTTTAAGCTTTGAGTTTTTGATTTTGAGTTAATGCATAATTAGTAGTTTTGAGTTACTGCATAATTAGTagttttttattgttaattgaTTATTGTTGGCTCTTTTGTTCTTCTACTGCATAATTAGTAGTTTTGAGTTGATGCATAATTAGTAGTTTTTGATTGTTAAGTTGTTAAGTGATTATTGTTGGCTCTTTTGTTCTACTGCATAATAATAAGGAGGTTTTGTGCACTACTAATTATTAATTTCACTTTGTTATTATGATGAATGACAAATTCATGGAATTTCAACaatcaagaagaagaaaaagaaagaagaagaagaagaagaagaacgacGATGATTCGCTTTGGTTTGTTCCTTTCAATTGGAACATCTATTTTCATCGTGTTGGCTTATTTCTTGAGCCGACACTTAGTAGTCAGAGTATTGATTTCCGAAGCTGACAAGGTGATCCATTTACCTGATCAGCCGGAGGTTGACTTCCAACAGTTTGCTGGCTACATTACTGTTGATGAAATCAACCAAAGGAACCTCTTCTACTATTTTGTAGAATCTGAGGTTGATCCTGTATCAAAACCTGTAGTCCTATGGTTAAATGGAGGTATTGTTTAACAActttctcatattttttcatCCTGGCCTTTTCAGTATTTCTTTGGCTATTTTCCTACATTTGTAGTTGGCTCTTCATAGCTTTTGGCTTATTTTCCTAAGTTGATAACCTTAGAAGTTTGGTTAATCTGGTCAAGGTGTTTTGGCCTTGCTTGTTAGGCTTTTAGCATGTTGTGTTTTGGTTTTTAGTATGTTGATGGTTCTTATTGTATTTTCTTAGCTCCTGTTTTCCTTTGTGGagctttggtttttgttttcctCAATTTAATGTACTTTTTGTACATTAATTGATATTATTGATTCTGTATTGTTCAATGACTTTCTCATATTTTGATATTATTGATGTCTCAATATTGTTTCATCCAGTTGAGGTGAGGGATTATCATTGCAGTTTTATCAAAAGTGTCAACCGGTGTTTTTGACCAAGCCCATATATAACGATGACTTTGCATCCTTTTAACATTTAATTTGTCTATCCATTTCATAGTGTGTTTATTTGTCTATCAATTTCATATAGTGTCTGATGGGTTTTTTATACTTTGCATCCTTCTAAAGGAATGCTTTAATGAGATTGAAATGACAATGGAACTTTAATGAGATTGAAATGACAATGGAAGCATGAAATTAGTTTACTGTTTTTGAAATTagtatattaatttaatttaattttgtaaacAAATACCTCTGATCAtgtttttttctttggatttcaTAGGACCTGGTTGTTCTTCTATTGGTCAAGGAGCATTTACTGAGCATGGTCCTTTCCAGCCCACCAGAAAGGGTGGTCTAGTAAAAAATCAGTACAGCTGGAACCGAGGTAACCTCGACCCAATTTCTGTTGCATGTTCGTTCAATTTTGCTTATActagaaattaaatttctacATTGTTGCGCAGTGGCCAATATGCTGTATTTGGAATCCCCTGTAGGTGTTGGCTTTTCTTATTCCGCCAACACCTCTGATTGATTATTTAGGGAAATCTAAACATTTTTACTTATTGCAGCGGCAAACATGCTGTATTTGGACTCTCCGGCCAGTGTTGGTTTCTCCTACTCCACCAACAAATCCTTTTATGATTTGCTGAACGATGAACTGACAGGTCTttcttactcttttttttttcttttcggcAAAATAACATGCGAATCATGATTATTGTTAACAAGTTGAATTTAAACCATGTCAGTAATGTTCTTTTTTGGTTGtataattttcaattaattttgaatCCAAAACTTAGTTTTTTGATTAAGTAtgttatttttgttaataaGCACTTCTGATTAAATGGAAgtgataaaaattatttgtgttaGGTTAAGAAATTTACAATATTACATTTAAAACTAACCTAACTTTAGAGGAAAAGAACATGATAGATATGTTCATTGACTTAAAACACTATTTTAACCAAATCAACTTAAGTGCACTTTTActttagtttttgaaatttgattattttctaATGACCTGATACCAGCTCTATGTTATACAGCACGTGATAACCTTGTATTTCTTCGTGGTTGGTTCACCAAATTCCCACAATACAAGGACAATGACTTCTTTATCACAGGGGAGGACTATGCAGGTAGTATCTTAGTGATAAACgattaatattttcatttaaggTTGTGCTAATTAATGCAGTGTATGCTTTTGTTCAGGTCACTTTGCTCCACAACTTGCACACCTCATTCTCCAAGGCAAAACCAAGATCAATCTTAAAGGGATTGCAGTGAGTACGAATATAAAcctggttatatatatatatatagtatatatttcaAAAGAATTTCACTGGCTCCCATATTTATATTTGCAGATAGGCAATCCTCACCTAGAATTCAACACAGATACCAATTCCAAAACAGATTTTTTATGGGCTCATGGGTTGATTTCTGATAAAACATATGGGATGTTGCTGAAACTTTGCAATTATTCCCAGATCAGTAGGGAATATCGAAATCTGACAACTGAGAGCAACATCTGTCGTAAAGTGGCTATTCAAGTGGCAAAGGAggtaattatatatatatatatatatattattggtatttatattttttacgaCCTAGAACCCTTTAAAACCTTTCCCACACTTCATGGACAGATTGGTGCTGTTGTCGATTATTCTTACATCAGGGATGATATTTGCTCTCAGACAAAACAACAACTGGTATATACACTTCATCCattctttctcttttattttgtgttcatTTTCTTATGCTTGCTTTCATCTCTGGTTTAGCAAGGGGAACAAAAGAGGGATGCTTGTGTGGAACGTGAAACACACACCTATTTGAATAGGAAGGATGTCCATAAAGCACTTCACGCCGTACTCGTTGGTATCAACAAATGGTCTTCCTGCTCCGGGTACGGTTGCTGATTTTTTGTTCTCAGGCTGTGTCTGCTGCTATTtcggttttattttcttatgcTGCTGTTTCTGGTGTTGTTTGTCTCTGCCTTTTCTGTTTTGTTTGAGTCATAGAGTTACGTTTTTTTGTATTGTTAAGGGTGTGATTGtttagttttggttttaatgCTTGTCTTTGGCCGCTGGTTCTATGGGTCTTTTGCTTAGTTTGGTTTTCACTTTTCAGTAACATCAAAATATAATGGGTGGTTCACAATCACCAAACAAAATGTGATTCAGTTGCAAAATAAATGGATGATATTGAGAAGAATAAAATGTGATTAAATTTCAGTTTAGTATTTGTTTTCTCTATAATGGAACATTAATTTCGTTGTACTTGTTTCTATTCCATCCTTTCAGTTTTGACAATCAATTGATTGTTTTGTCCAAGTTTTGTATTGAGTGCTAATTTTCCTTCCTTCCTTCTGTTATAGTTTTTTAACATATGACGTGCAAAATTTGGATATCCCAACTATATCTCTTCTCGGGTCACTTGTTAGATCAGGTGTAAGAGTAATGGTGTATAGGTAAGTTTTTTCACCTCCAACATTTTAGTTACTTATTCACATCAATCAATGTCATATACTTTTAATTAACAAAGCTATTTTCCTCTACAGTGGAGATCAAGATTCAGTGGTACCATTTATGGGGACACGATCTCTAGTAAATCGATTAGCCGAGGAGATCGGATTCAAGACATCACAGCCCTATAGAACATGGTTTGTGGGGAAACGGgtaaatattatttgtaatgTATAATAAGATCTTTATTTATGTGCTCTTTTGGTGGCCAAACAGAACCTTTACTATATTTTCAGTGCTACCTTTAAAACTAATTTCTTTTGATATTTGATTGTTTAGGTTGCTGGATGGAATCAAGTATATGGGGATATCCTTACATTTGCAACCGTAAGGGGGGCAGGTGGTGCAGCTCCAGCTACTCAACCTGAGAGTTCGTTGGTGTTGTTTAAAGCCTTTTTGGAAGGAAAACCACTTCCAAATAATCATTGAAAGGcaatatgttaatttttataaagCATGATGGAGGCGATCGATCGAATCACGAAAAGAATGACCTCTGATAGTATGTTTCCAGATGCTACATATCTTGTGTTCGTTGGTATATAATCAATTGATAGAATTTGTGttacatgtaccaaaaaaaaaagaatttgtgTTAACTTATTAGTATTAATCAGTTTGTTGGTGTTAGAATAATTTCACCATGCATGACTTTGTGTTAACTTATTGATAATCAGTTAAAAGGAGTGTGTTAATTATTACTACTATAAAtgcttttattattataaagtgTTGGAGTTTTTGTTAACTTACTAGTATTAATCAGTTTTTGTTAACTCACGAGTCTTTGGCTCTGAGCCTGTGTATCTTTTTGGGATTTTGTGTTTGGTTGATTGTGCTTCTTTACATATCAAAATGATCTACTACAAATTGTATTTAGTAGTAAGAGTGTTGGGAGGAAATTGAGGTAAGTTTCAGGTGTGACCAATGGATTGGCACCGTACATTTGAAGGAGTTATTTCCAAGAactttgaagttttttttaaaaaattgtgattttgtgatACATAAGTGGTTCCTAGACCAAACGTCTATCACCGAACATATTGAAAAGAAAGACAATGCGTATGACGAGTTTGATACAATTTCAACGCAaattaataacaattaaaaTGTGATAAAGAAAGTAAAGCAATTGATTAGGGAGTTCTGGATTTTCTTCGTCCTCgttatttttctcaaaatattGTTGATACAAAAGTATACAAAGAAAGTAAGAGAACGATACACAACAATTGCAAGCCACACTCCAATCGATGTCGAAACTCTTCACTTTCCAATGATCTTCAACAAGATCCCGATTTCAATCCTCATTCTTCAATTTCCATTGATCCTTGATTGCGATCTTCAATTCTTCCTTGACATATGTTCTCTAAACCGTAATCAAATCCAATGATCAAGCCCTCTTGATTCTTGACACGCTCGCAAGTGCATGAGTATGTAGTCGTAATAAAAAGAGTATCAAATCCACAAGGAGTCAAGGACTAATGAACAATAGGATATAACTTTCAATTCaaggaaacttttttttttgaaatagcaaaatttattaatgacctttgatcttaactgttgatcagatcAGGTGGATGGCCAGCTAgcagtccgttgagcaggtagTTGACGGCGGGTCGAGCAGCTGATCCacagaggggggggggggggggggggggggggggggggggggggggggggggggggggggtgtacctgcaggtgctccgatgccaaagttaGAGAGGGAATGAAAGCAAGAGAGATACAAGAGTGAGAAAGTAATTGAGTGAATGAATAGTGTTACCtagctctcctgtataggagagcttatatagcccccaactctgggccaaaggtcctttTATTGGGTTGGATCAGGTTAGGCCCAATAAGatggactgccaagatattacccttagatagtgggtgaAGCAGGGATCTGCCCCTATCTTGGTGGTGAGGTTCCACCATGTTCTGCTGACATGGATGTGGTGGGGCAAGCCATTATGGACTTAGGGGGTATGAAGTGGACTAGTtctagtctagtccagaacaggagcacCCCAAGttgttgctcctaggcataggagtaaTGACTTTTAGATTCAAGTCCAATGCCGAAGAGAGATGTCCTCGTTACCTCTGTTACTTTTTGTTCATGAGGAGATGCTCGTTCAAACCTTGCTCGTAGCAAGCATTTGGTGTATGTTTATGAGGATGTGCTCGTAAAAGTTTGTGTGCTCCTCATGATGTTTACGAGGAGGTTATTACGAGGAAGTGGGATTTATTGTTCGTAAGTAATTCACGAGGAGGAATTTTGTGAAACGTTACGTTTTGTGCGAGCACGTGCTCGTTagatattatttctttttaggAATTTGTGCTCGTAACTTATCGACGAGGAGAAATTTGTATTGGGGATGTGAAAAGGTGCATTTACTGCTTTTTGTTTTATGAGGGGGTGTGTGAACCGTTGGATTAAAGCGCCTTCTCGTTGCCAAGGCTTTTGATCTCTTTAAATAGAGAGGAGTGAATCCATTTTTCACTTATCACTCTCTCTCTTCGTTTTACTGTTGCTGTTAATCTCTGGAGTTCTTGTTCAAGTGTCACATCCTATTCCTTCGATTTTCTTCCAACATCAAGGTAATCTTCGAATTTCTTCTTGAAATTGCAGGTTTAGATCTGGTTTTTTACTGTTTTTGCCCAGTTTAGTTGTTTTTCTGGGCTTTGGACAAAGAACATTCATGAATCTGACGAACTATTAGATGAACATGATGAATTTCACGAGCACTACGTAGATTTAGGATGAATTTCTAGAAATCTTAGTGCCTGCTCGTAAAAATTTTGTGACAGGGAGCTTGTCCCCATTTTTTACTTAGAAAAAATTTAGGAACgaaattttgatgtaaaatttcGTGATAGGGAGATTGTCCCCATTTTTTACTTAGAAAAAATTTAGGAACGAAATTTTGATGTAAAACTTCCTGACGGGGAGCTTgtccccgtttttaacttagaaaaattttagGAACaaattttgttgtaaaaattCGTGACGGGGAGGAGTTTCTCCTCGTTTTGTTTGTTGTTCGTTTATCCTCCTCATTTTTATGCTTGCTGTTTGATaagggctttggtcggggacagcgtcctcgccctATCTTGCGCCCTCTGACTTGAATTGTGGTGAAAGAGTGGATTTGATTAAttgtcgaattcactttgttttcaCTGCATTTTCAGGTTTTAATATGTCAGATACCGAAGAGGTGGTGGAGATCCAGGGGGCCGAGAAGTATAAGATGGTCGACACAATTACGGATCCCGATTTGGACTAGGTCGGTCCAGAACCCCGAGGAATAACCTATGTGCTTTCCCCCGACAATCCAAAATTGCATACGATTGTCGAGCAGAGAAGGAGAAATGACCGTGTAAATTGGTTGACGTACATGTCCGACGAGGGTcagagagtgtgctcctcctttgACAAGCACGGTTTTGCTATGTACGAATTCGTCTTTAAGGAGCTGGGGTTTCGTTTACCGTTCAACCCTCTTGTGATCGGCGTTCTCCAAACTCTACGGGTAGCTCCCTCTCAACTCCATCCAAATTCATGGGCGTTTATCTTAGCTTTTGAGCACCTGTGTGCGTATCGAAACGTACATCCTAGCCTCCCACTATTTTTTAGAGTCTTTAAGATCCAGCGTAAACCAACGAAGGTTGAAGGTGGAGAAGTTCCTCG from Trifolium pratense cultivar HEN17-A07 linkage group LG5, ARS_RC_1.1, whole genome shotgun sequence encodes:
- the LOC123882826 gene encoding serine carboxypeptidase-like 45 isoform X3, giving the protein MTNSWNFNNQEEEKERRRRRRRTTMIRFGLFLSIGTSIFIVLAYFLSRHLVVRVLISEADKVIHLPDQPEVDFQQFAGYITVDEINQRNLFYYFVESEVDPVSKPVVLWLNGGPGCSSIGQGAFTEHGPFQPTRKGGLVKNQYSWNRAANMLYLDSPASVGFSYSTNKSFYDLLNDELTARDNLVFLRGWFTKFPQYKDNDFFITGEDYAGHFAPQLAHLILQGKTKINLKGIAIGNPHLEFNTDTNSKTDFLWAHGLISDKTYGMLLKLCNYSQISREYRNLTTESNICRKVAIQVAKEIGAVVDYSYIRDDICSQTKQQLQGEQKRDACVERETHTYLNRKDVHKALHAVLVGINKWSSCSGFLTYDVQNLDIPTISLLGSLVRSGVRVMVYSGDQDSVVPFMGTRSLVNRLAEEIGFKTSQPYRTWFVGKRVAGWNQVYGDILTFATVRGAGGAAPATQPESSLVLFKAFLEGKPLPNNH
- the LOC123882826 gene encoding serine carboxypeptidase-like 45 isoform X2; the encoded protein is MIRFGLFLSIGTSIFIVLAYFLSRHLVVRVLISEADKVIHLPDQPEVDFQQFAGYITVDEINQRNLFYYFVESEVDPVSKPVVLWLNGGPGCSSIGQGAFTEHGPFQPTRKGGLVKNQYSWNRAANMLYLDSPASVGFSYSTNKSFYDLLNDELTARDNLVFLRGWFTKFPQYKDNDFFITGEDYAGHFAPQLAHLILQGKTKINLKGIAVSTNINLVIYIYIVYISKEFHWLPYLYLQIGNPHLEFNTDTNSKTDFLWAHGLISDKTYGMLLKLCNYSQISREYRNLTTESNICRKVAIQVAKEIGAVVDYSYIRDDICSQTKQQLQGEQKRDACVERETHTYLNRKDVHKALHAVLVGINKWSSCSGFLTYDVQNLDIPTISLLGSLVRSGVRVMVYSGDQDSVVPFMGTRSLVNRLAEEIGFKTSQPYRTWFVGKRVAGWNQVYGDILTFATVRGAGGAAPATQPESSLVLFKAFLEGKPLPNNH
- the LOC123882826 gene encoding serine carboxypeptidase-like 45 isoform X4, whose protein sequence is MIRFGLFLSIGTSIFIVLAYFLSRHLVVRVLISEADKVIHLPDQPEVDFQQFAGYITVDEINQRNLFYYFVESEVDPVSKPVVLWLNGGPGCSSIGQGAFTEHGPFQPTRKGGLVKNQYSWNRAANMLYLDSPASVGFSYSTNKSFYDLLNDELTARDNLVFLRGWFTKFPQYKDNDFFITGEDYAGHFAPQLAHLILQGKTKINLKGIAIGNPHLEFNTDTNSKTDFLWAHGLISDKTYGMLLKLCNYSQISREYRNLTTESNICRKVAIQVAKEIGAVVDYSYIRDDICSQTKQQLQGEQKRDACVERETHTYLNRKDVHKALHAVLVGINKWSSCSGFLTYDVQNLDIPTISLLGSLVRSGVRVMVYSGDQDSVVPFMGTRSLVNRLAEEIGFKTSQPYRTWFVGKRVAGWNQVYGDILTFATVRGAGGAAPATQPESSLVLFKAFLEGKPLPNNH
- the LOC123882826 gene encoding serine carboxypeptidase-like 45 isoform X1 → MTNSWNFNNQEEEKERRRRRRRTTMIRFGLFLSIGTSIFIVLAYFLSRHLVVRVLISEADKVIHLPDQPEVDFQQFAGYITVDEINQRNLFYYFVESEVDPVSKPVVLWLNGGPGCSSIGQGAFTEHGPFQPTRKGGLVKNQYSWNRAANMLYLDSPASVGFSYSTNKSFYDLLNDELTARDNLVFLRGWFTKFPQYKDNDFFITGEDYAGHFAPQLAHLILQGKTKINLKGIAVSTNINLVIYIYIVYISKEFHWLPYLYLQIGNPHLEFNTDTNSKTDFLWAHGLISDKTYGMLLKLCNYSQISREYRNLTTESNICRKVAIQVAKEIGAVVDYSYIRDDICSQTKQQLQGEQKRDACVERETHTYLNRKDVHKALHAVLVGINKWSSCSGFLTYDVQNLDIPTISLLGSLVRSGVRVMVYSGDQDSVVPFMGTRSLVNRLAEEIGFKTSQPYRTWFVGKRVAGWNQVYGDILTFATVRGAGGAAPATQPESSLVLFKAFLEGKPLPNNH